The following are from one region of the Thermoproteus uzoniensis 768-20 genome:
- a CDS encoding fumarylacetoacetate hydrolase family protein: MKLLTFRKGEARRVGLFLDGFVVDLPKAYTLVYDAYEAPDFLHDMRKLIAAGRPALEIVEYISRRAPEEAKLSPKDIVWEPPVPNPEKILAVAVNYKSHGKEMGHEPPPKPYFFPKLPNALVGHEQPVVKHKVVEKMDWEVELVVVLGRPGKYIPPERALDYVFGYTVGNDISLRDWQYPATQYGLNWIWGKSMDTAAPVGPYIVTRDEIEDPNKLGLELRVNGAVEQRGNTSELIFNVQQLIYWASQGITLKPGDLIFTGTPPGVGFPRGKFLKGGDVVEAEVEKIGVLRNYVVEEK; the protein is encoded by the coding sequence ATGAAGTTGTTGACGTTCAGGAAGGGCGAGGCGCGGAGAGTCGGACTGTTCCTCGACGGATTCGTGGTGGATCTCCCCAAGGCCTACACGCTCGTCTACGACGCCTACGAGGCGCCGGACTTCCTCCACGACATGAGGAAGCTCATAGCGGCCGGGAGGCCGGCGCTGGAGATAGTCGAGTATATCTCCCGCAGAGCGCCCGAGGAGGCTAAGCTCAGCCCCAAGGATATAGTCTGGGAGCCCCCGGTCCCCAACCCCGAGAAGATCTTGGCCGTCGCGGTGAACTACAAATCGCACGGCAAGGAGATGGGGCACGAGCCCCCGCCCAAGCCCTATTTCTTCCCCAAGCTACCCAACGCTCTGGTCGGCCACGAACAGCCCGTAGTCAAGCACAAGGTGGTCGAGAAGATGGACTGGGAGGTGGAGCTCGTAGTCGTCTTGGGGAGGCCGGGCAAATACATACCTCCCGAGAGGGCCCTGGACTACGTCTTCGGCTACACCGTCGGCAACGACATATCCCTTAGGGACTGGCAGTACCCGGCCACCCAGTACGGCCTCAACTGGATATGGGGGAAGTCCATGGACACAGCCGCGCCTGTGGGGCCCTACATAGTGACTAGGGACGAGATAGAGGACCCCAACAAGCTAGGCCTGGAGCTCAGGGTAAACGGCGCGGTGGAGCAGAGGGGCAACACCTCCGAGCTTATCTTCAACGTACAACAGCTCATATACTGGGCCTCCCAGGGCATAACGCTGAAGCCGGGCGACCTCATATTCACCGGGACGCCTCCCGGCGTCGGGTTCCCCAGAGGCAAGTTCCTCAAGGGAGGCGACGTGGTGGAGGCCGAGGTCGAGAAGATCGGCGTGCTCCGGAACTACGTAGTGGAGGAGAAGTAG
- a CDS encoding AAA family ATPase produces the protein MVVPALFKLEPKESLEELYDFEEELRMLRLGYEKGRITAVLGLRRTGKSSLVRSFLNGLRVPHIYIDARRAALATGRATARGFAAELGRALTEFLRREASLRDKLIQALGSVRGISVSAHGLSVALSWSGGGADLASLLEAVDRVAEEAGERVAVAIDEVQELRGAGVGLAKLLAYIYDNLPNLVAIVTGSQIGLVYDILRLDDPESPLYGRAVVEIRTRRLGREQALDFLRRGFGEAGISPPEEELERAVDLLDGIIGWLTYYGWARTAGAGGLEEIADTAARQEAAELERFLLKSRAEERYRAILKAVALRPMRWSEIKMAVEAREGAEIDDKNFTALLHYLVKMGILEKAGDLYSIPDPIVRRAVERYLR, from the coding sequence GTGGTTGTACCAGCCCTCTTCAAGCTAGAGCCCAAGGAGTCGCTTGAGGAGCTCTACGACTTCGAGGAGGAGCTCCGTATGTTGCGGCTGGGGTATGAGAAAGGCCGCATCACTGCCGTGTTGGGGCTTAGGCGGACGGGCAAGTCCAGTCTGGTGAGGAGCTTCCTCAACGGCCTCCGCGTGCCGCATATCTATATAGACGCCAGACGCGCCGCGTTGGCGACCGGCCGCGCCACGGCGCGCGGCTTCGCGGCGGAGCTCGGCAGAGCCCTTACGGAATTCCTCAGGCGTGAGGCCTCCCTGAGGGACAAGCTCATCCAGGCGCTCGGCTCGGTGAGGGGGATCTCGGTGTCGGCGCACGGCCTATCTGTGGCGTTGAGCTGGAGCGGGGGAGGCGCCGACTTGGCCTCGTTGCTGGAGGCCGTGGACCGCGTAGCCGAGGAAGCCGGCGAGCGGGTGGCCGTGGCCATAGACGAGGTGCAGGAGCTGAGAGGGGCTGGGGTGGGGCTGGCCAAGCTGTTGGCGTATATCTACGACAATCTGCCCAACCTGGTGGCCATCGTCACGGGCTCGCAGATAGGCCTCGTGTACGATATCTTGAGGCTAGACGACCCCGAGTCACCTCTCTACGGGAGGGCCGTAGTCGAGATAAGGACGAGGAGGCTGGGCAGAGAGCAGGCGCTCGACTTCTTGAGGAGGGGCTTCGGCGAGGCCGGGATCAGCCCGCCCGAGGAGGAGCTGGAGAGGGCCGTGGATCTCCTAGACGGCATCATCGGCTGGCTCACCTACTACGGCTGGGCGAGGACCGCGGGCGCGGGCGGCCTGGAGGAGATAGCCGATACGGCGGCGCGGCAGGAGGCGGCCGAGCTCGAGAGATTTCTGCTGAAGTCGAGGGCCGAGGAGAGATACCGCGCCATATTGAAGGCCGTCGCGTTGAGGCCGATGAGGTGGTCCGAGATAAAGATGGCGGTCGAGGCCCGCGAGGGGGCCGAGATAGACGACAAGAACTTCACCGCCTTGCTCCACTATCTGGTGAAGATGGGGATCCTCGAAAAGGCCGGCGATCTCTACTCGATCCCGGACCCAATCGTGCGGAGGGCCGTCGAGCGGTACCTCAGATAG
- a CDS encoding flavin reductase family protein, whose translation MAFTGDYLRRIMRRYPTDVSVVTTAYRGAFYGLTANSFISLSLNPPLVLVAIDKRARTHEAVKGSGVYAVNILAHDMEEIARRFATAPPEERFRDLKLAFAATGVPILADALAYLDCEVVAEYPGGDHTIFVGRVVDGAVLNDKPPLIYYDRGYRSL comes from the coding sequence ATGGCCTTCACTGGCGACTATCTGAGGAGGATAATGAGGCGCTACCCCACCGACGTGTCCGTCGTGACGACGGCCTATAGAGGCGCCTTCTACGGCCTCACCGCCAACTCCTTCATATCCCTCTCCCTGAACCCGCCCCTAGTCCTCGTGGCCATAGACAAGAGGGCCAGGACGCACGAGGCAGTCAAGGGATCCGGCGTCTACGCCGTCAACATACTTGCGCACGACATGGAGGAGATCGCCAGGAGGTTCGCCACGGCGCCGCCCGAAGAGCGGTTCAGAGACCTCAAGCTGGCGTTCGCGGCCACGGGAGTGCCCATACTGGCCGACGCCCTGGCCTACCTGGACTGCGAGGTCGTCGCCGAGTACCCTGGAGGAGACCACACCATATTTGTCGGCAGGGTGGTCGACGGCGCCGTGCTGAACGACAAGCCTCCGCTCATATACTACGACAGGGGATACCGGTCGCTTTGA
- a CDS encoding ZIP family metal transporter, with protein sequence MDQLVPIGYGFLAGITVLIGAWSMYLARYRLDQKSLGTLQAMAGGILAYLALETGHEASEYVEGLAKPATLPDFLAAVAVTTAALVATFVVFAKAERLGARAGAAPSSASAFIVALSLGIHNVGEGFAIAASLLAGAVASAALFTVGFAVHNATEGFAIVGPLLGDRAARPSPAYIAGLSLLAGLPAIPGAAVYYTGLGGGLFIATLDTVATASIVYALLHVNLSALPKLGGLTSYRFWASLVAGVALAFATESILLFAMPGSL encoded by the coding sequence ATGGACCAACTGGTGCCTATCGGCTACGGGTTCCTGGCTGGAATAACTGTGTTAATAGGGGCCTGGTCCATGTACCTCGCCAGGTATAGGCTAGATCAAAAAAGTCTGGGGACTCTGCAGGCGATGGCCGGCGGGATCCTCGCCTATCTGGCCCTTGAGACTGGTCACGAGGCGTCTGAGTACGTCGAGGGGCTGGCCAAGCCCGCCACATTGCCGGACTTCTTGGCGGCGGTAGCTGTTACCACTGCGGCCCTCGTCGCGACGTTCGTGGTCTTTGCGAAGGCGGAGAGGCTGGGCGCTAGGGCGGGCGCGGCGCCTTCGTCCGCCTCGGCGTTTATAGTGGCGCTCTCCCTCGGCATACACAACGTGGGCGAGGGCTTCGCCATAGCCGCCAGCCTCCTCGCAGGCGCCGTGGCCTCGGCGGCGCTTTTCACCGTGGGCTTTGCCGTCCACAACGCGACAGAGGGCTTCGCCATAGTTGGGCCGTTGCTCGGGGATAGAGCCGCGAGGCCTTCGCCGGCGTATATAGCGGGTCTGTCCCTCCTGGCCGGACTGCCGGCGATCCCGGGGGCCGCTGTATACTACACGGGGCTCGGCGGAGGGCTCTTCATAGCCACACTCGACACCGTGGCGACGGCCTCTATTGTATACGCCTTGCTACACGTCAACCTCAGCGCCTTGCCCAAGCTGGGCGGGCTCACCAGCTATAGGTTCTGGGCGTCGTTGGTGGCCGGCGTGGCGCTGGCCTTCGCGACGGAAAGCATACTGCTGTTCGCGATGCCGGGCTCGCTGTAG
- a CDS encoding peroxiredoxin, translating into MVLKVGDKAPDFELLSEELKPVRLSEVLKRGRPVVLLFFPGAFTSVCTKELCTFRDKMALLNKANAEVLAISVDSPFALKAFKDANKLNFTLLSDYNRIVIGMYDVVQANLLGLPLFHLAKRAVYIVDPSGTIRYVWHSDDPRNEPPYDEVIKEAEKVSRGA; encoded by the coding sequence ATGGTGCTCAAAGTAGGCGACAAGGCTCCGGATTTCGAGCTACTCAGCGAGGAGCTGAAGCCGGTGCGGCTGTCCGAGGTGTTGAAGAGGGGGAGGCCCGTGGTGCTCCTCTTCTTCCCCGGCGCCTTCACCTCGGTATGTACCAAGGAGCTGTGCACGTTCCGCGACAAGATGGCGCTTCTGAACAAGGCCAACGCCGAGGTGTTGGCGATCTCGGTGGACAGCCCGTTCGCGCTCAAGGCATTTAAGGACGCCAACAAGCTCAACTTCACGCTTCTCTCCGACTACAACAGGATAGTGATAGGCATGTACGACGTGGTCCAGGCGAACCTGCTCGGCCTGCCGCTCTTCCACCTAGCCAAGAGAGCCGTCTACATTGTCGACCCGAGCGGCACGATTAGGTACGTCTGGCACAGCGACGACCCGCGCAACGAGCCGCCGTACGACGAGGTCATCAAGGAGGCCGAAAAGGTAAGCCGCGGCGCATGA
- the lipA gene encoding lipoyl synthase, which yields MLPPWLATTAGDYGSISRIRQALNRYGLYTVCEGARCPNIFRCWGEGTATFMILGEVCTRSCRFCSVRTGDPRGLVDMGEAERLAKAVKELGLRYVVVTSVARDDLPDGGASAFAEAVRLLKGAGALVEVLVPDFGGSAEAVAAVVRSGPDVFAHNIETVRRLTPSVRDRRAGYDRSLAVLRAAKEFGAPLTKSGLMLGLGETFEEVVEALDDLRRADVDIVTIGQYIRPTGSPRHIKPARYVTPEEFEKLGDVARAMGFKAVASGPLVRSSYMAAELYREALRNIVYIS from the coding sequence ATGCTTCCGCCTTGGCTCGCCACGACAGCCGGCGATTATGGGTCTATCTCGAGGATCAGGCAAGCCCTCAACCGCTACGGGCTCTACACGGTATGCGAGGGCGCCCGGTGCCCCAACATATTTAGATGCTGGGGCGAGGGCACCGCGACGTTCATGATACTTGGGGAGGTCTGCACCAGGTCTTGCAGGTTCTGCTCGGTGCGCACCGGGGATCCCAGAGGCCTCGTCGATATGGGCGAGGCCGAGAGGCTCGCCAAAGCCGTCAAGGAGCTGGGGTTGCGGTACGTGGTGGTGACCTCGGTGGCGAGGGACGATCTGCCCGACGGAGGGGCCTCCGCCTTCGCCGAGGCGGTGAGGTTGCTGAAGGGCGCCGGCGCGTTGGTCGAGGTGTTGGTGCCCGACTTCGGGGGGAGCGCCGAGGCGGTAGCCGCAGTGGTGAGGTCGGGACCCGACGTCTTCGCGCACAACATCGAGACCGTGCGGCGGCTGACCCCCTCGGTGAGAGACAGGAGGGCGGGCTACGACAGGTCTCTGGCCGTCTTGAGGGCCGCCAAGGAGTTCGGGGCGCCCTTGACCAAGTCGGGCCTCATGTTGGGCCTAGGCGAGACCTTCGAGGAGGTAGTGGAGGCCCTCGACGATCTGCGGAGGGCGGACGTGGACATAGTCACAATAGGGCAGTACATAAGGCCGACCGGCTCCCCGAGGCACATCAAGCCGGCTAGATACGTCACGCCCGAGGAGTTCGAGAAGCTGGGCGATGTCGCCAGGGCCATGGGGTTCAAGGCCGTGGCGTCGGGGCCGTTGGTGAGGAGCTCCTACATGGCGGCCGAGTTATATAGGGAGGCCTTGAGGAATATAGTATACATAAGTTAA
- a CDS encoding thiamine pyrophosphate-dependent dehydrogenase E1 component subunit alpha, giving the protein MLETNLEIPRQYRTEVKQPQIFRVLGQDGEPNEAYEIGYKPTEGELAKAYRWMVVGRTLDKYALMYHRMGKVRSTYGPHEGHEAADAGTALALRPEDWVAPHYRNLTLVIARGVPLEVIWAKFFAKSGDPDKGRNLTIEWGGFKKWRILSIGAPIGHQYVYAAGFAYALRYMKRDEVVAAYIGDGGTSTGGFHAGLNFAGVYKVPAAFFIYNNQYAISMPVARQTAVERLATKAAAYGIEGVSADGMDLLAVVKTAKWAVEKARRGEPALVEYVMYRFGPHTTADDPLTRYRDQKEVEEWRRWDPLARLERFLIRSGIYSESDVRTIWEEAEREVKEAAKAAEAMPDVPVEEAVRDVYSFVPKSLQEWLGEL; this is encoded by the coding sequence GTGTTGGAAACAAATTTAGAAATTCCTAGACAGTATAGAACAGAAGTTAAACAGCCGCAGATCTTCAGAGTGCTCGGCCAAGACGGCGAGCCCAACGAGGCCTACGAGATAGGCTATAAGCCGACCGAGGGCGAGCTGGCCAAGGCGTATAGGTGGATGGTGGTCGGCAGGACTCTCGACAAGTACGCCTTGATGTACCACAGGATGGGCAAGGTGAGGTCCACCTACGGGCCTCACGAGGGGCACGAGGCCGCGGACGCCGGCACGGCGCTGGCGCTCAGGCCGGAGGACTGGGTGGCGCCGCACTACAGGAACTTGACTCTCGTCATCGCCCGCGGCGTCCCGCTGGAGGTTATATGGGCCAAGTTCTTCGCCAAGTCCGGCGACCCCGACAAGGGCAGGAACCTCACGATCGAGTGGGGCGGCTTCAAGAAATGGCGCATTCTGTCGATTGGCGCCCCTATAGGCCACCAGTACGTGTACGCGGCTGGGTTCGCCTACGCGCTGAGGTATATGAAGAGGGACGAGGTGGTGGCGGCCTACATCGGCGACGGCGGCACCTCGACCGGCGGCTTCCACGCAGGCTTGAACTTCGCCGGGGTCTACAAGGTCCCCGCGGCGTTCTTCATCTACAACAACCAATACGCCATATCCATGCCGGTGGCCAGACAGACCGCGGTGGAGCGGCTGGCGACCAAGGCGGCGGCATACGGGATAGAGGGCGTCTCGGCCGACGGTATGGATCTCCTGGCGGTTGTCAAGACGGCCAAATGGGCGGTCGAGAAGGCGAGGCGCGGGGAGCCAGCGTTGGTGGAGTACGTGATGTACCGCTTCGGCCCCCACACCACGGCCGACGATCCCCTGACCAGGTATAGGGACCAGAAGGAGGTTGAGGAGTGGAGGCGTTGGGATCCTCTGGCCAGGCTGGAGCGCTTCCTGATAAGGTCGGGGATATACAGCGAGAGCGACGTGAGGACTATCTGGGAGGAGGCGGAGAGGGAGGTCAAGGAGGCCGCCAAGGCGGCGGAGGCAATGCCCGACGTGCCCGTCGAGGAGGCGGTAAGGGACGTCTACAGCTTCGTCCCCAAGTCGCTCCAGGAATGGCTGGGGGAGCTATGA
- a CDS encoding alpha-ketoacid dehydrogenase subunit beta, producing the protein MIANMAKAINMALHEEMARDERVVVLGEDVGRRGGVFLVTEGLYERFGPERVIDTPLNEGGILGFALGMAMAGLKPVAEIQFVDFIWTGADELLNHIAKLRYRSGGEYKAPLVVRAPVGSGVKSGLYHSQSPEAVFVHTPGLVVVMPSTPYNAKGLLKAAIRGDDPVVFLEPKILYRSPREEIPDGDYVVEIGKARVAREGDDVTVVAYGAMVHRALEAAEKAKASVEVVDLLTLNPMDVDAVLKSVSKTGRLVVAYDAPKTAGLGAEVAAVVAEKALDKLAAPVVRVAGPDVPQSPVAHDAIYAPTVERILKAIEKVMAY; encoded by the coding sequence ATGATCGCCAATATGGCCAAGGCCATAAACATGGCGTTGCACGAGGAGATGGCGAGGGACGAGCGGGTTGTCGTGTTGGGCGAGGACGTGGGGAGGAGAGGCGGCGTCTTCCTCGTGACCGAGGGGCTCTACGAGAGGTTCGGCCCCGAGAGGGTGATAGACACGCCGCTCAACGAGGGCGGCATATTGGGCTTCGCGCTGGGGATGGCCATGGCCGGGCTGAAGCCGGTCGCCGAGATACAGTTCGTGGACTTCATATGGACCGGCGCCGACGAGCTTCTGAACCACATAGCGAAGCTCAGGTATAGATCCGGCGGCGAGTACAAGGCTCCGCTGGTCGTCAGAGCGCCGGTGGGCTCGGGCGTCAAGAGCGGGCTGTACCACAGCCAGAGCCCCGAGGCCGTGTTCGTCCACACGCCGGGCCTGGTCGTGGTCATGCCGTCGACGCCCTACAACGCCAAGGGGTTGCTCAAGGCGGCCATAAGGGGGGACGACCCGGTCGTCTTCCTCGAGCCGAAGATACTCTACAGATCGCCGAGGGAGGAGATCCCCGACGGGGACTACGTGGTCGAGATAGGGAAGGCCAGAGTGGCCAGGGAGGGCGACGACGTCACGGTAGTGGCCTACGGGGCGATGGTCCACAGAGCGTTGGAGGCGGCCGAGAAGGCCAAGGCGTCTGTGGAGGTCGTAGACCTGCTCACGCTCAACCCTATGGACGTCGACGCGGTCCTCAAGAGCGTGTCGAAGACCGGGAGGCTGGTTGTGGCCTACGACGCGCCCAAGACCGCCGGGCTCGGCGCAGAGGTGGCCGCCGTAGTCGCCGAGAAGGCCTTGGACAAGCTCGCGGCGCCTGTCGTGAGGGTGGCGGGTCCCGACGTGCCGCAGAGCCCCGTGGCCCACGACGCCATCTACGCGCCGACGGTCGAGCGTATATTGAAGGCGATAGAAAAGGTGATGGCGTACTGA
- a CDS encoding dihydrolipoamide acetyltransferase family protein — protein MEFKFPDLGEGLVEGEIVKWHVKEGDYVKEGDPLVDVMTEKATVTLPAPAAGKVVKILAKEGQVVKVGQTLCVIEPAEGEAKQAERPQAEAAQQAPREVAAMPAARRLARELGVDLAKVKGTGPGGVITVEDVRRYAEELKAKGGEAPEAPKAAEAPKAVGGAEEAEVIPVRGIRRAVAEKMTKAKRLVPHAYHLEEVDLTELIRLRERLKAEAERRGVKLTLLPFVARAVALALREFPMLNSEYDEEKNAIVVRKAVNLGIAVDTEQGLVVVVVRDADRKGVLELAKEIAALAEKARSGKLDIQDVRGSTFTISNIGAVGGLGGLSILNYPEAAIMAVGQAKKKPWVVEGRIEIRDIALVAVSFDHRVVDGAYVARFVNRVRELLERPELLLL, from the coding sequence ATGGAGTTCAAGTTCCCCGATCTGGGAGAGGGCCTCGTCGAGGGCGAGATCGTCAAGTGGCACGTGAAGGAGGGGGACTACGTCAAGGAGGGCGATCCCCTGGTAGACGTAATGACGGAGAAGGCCACGGTCACCCTCCCCGCCCCCGCCGCGGGCAAGGTAGTCAAGATCTTGGCCAAGGAGGGCCAGGTAGTCAAGGTGGGCCAGACGCTGTGCGTAATCGAGCCGGCGGAGGGCGAGGCGAAACAAGCCGAGAGGCCCCAGGCCGAGGCGGCCCAGCAAGCCCCCCGCGAGGTGGCCGCCATGCCTGCCGCCAGAAGGCTCGCCAGAGAGCTCGGCGTAGATCTCGCCAAGGTCAAGGGCACAGGCCCCGGCGGGGTGATAACAGTCGAGGACGTAAGGAGATATGCCGAGGAGCTCAAGGCCAAGGGAGGGGAGGCGCCGGAGGCCCCCAAAGCCGCCGAGGCGCCTAAGGCTGTCGGGGGCGCCGAGGAGGCGGAGGTGATCCCCGTGAGGGGCATTAGGAGGGCCGTTGCGGAGAAGATGACGAAGGCGAAGAGGCTCGTCCCGCACGCCTACCATCTGGAGGAGGTGGACCTCACCGAGCTCATAAGGCTTCGCGAGAGGCTGAAGGCCGAGGCGGAGCGGCGGGGCGTCAAGCTGACGCTTCTGCCCTTCGTGGCGAGGGCCGTCGCGCTGGCGTTGAGGGAGTTCCCTATGCTGAACTCCGAGTACGACGAGGAGAAGAACGCCATAGTTGTGAGGAAGGCGGTGAACTTGGGCATAGCCGTAGACACAGAGCAGGGCCTAGTGGTGGTCGTGGTGAGGGACGCCGATAGGAAGGGCGTGTTGGAGCTGGCCAAGGAGATCGCGGCGCTCGCCGAGAAGGCCAGGTCCGGCAAGCTGGATATACAAGACGTCAGGGGCTCCACGTTCACCATAAGCAACATAGGCGCCGTGGGAGGGCTCGGCGGCCTCTCCATACTCAACTACCCCGAGGCCGCTATCATGGCCGTCGGCCAGGCCAAGAAGAAGCCGTGGGTTGTCGAGGGCAGGATAGAGATAAGGGATATAGCCCTCGTGGCGGTCAGCTTCGACCACAGAGTGGTCGACGGGGCGTACGTGGCCAGGTTCGTGAACAGGGTGAGGGAGCTCTTGGAGAGGCCCGAGCTCCTCTTGCTATGA
- the lpdA gene encoding dihydrolipoyl dehydrogenase yields the protein MKLVVVGGGPAGYAAAIRARHLGIDVVLVEAEHVGGECTNHACIPSKALLHAAEVFRAAASAPWLAGQPSFKWREAVAWKDKVVERLRRGIEFLLKSAGVEVVRGLARPGPGKSVEVDGRRIEYDFLLLATGSEPVELRQLPRGGRVVGTREVFSLEEAPASVVVVGGGAAGVEAASLFSMIGADVHLVEVMDRLLPGLDPDVSRQVERSLAGRGVKVHTSSEVAKATDGGRSVRLKLSTREGEKEVEAELVVVAVGRRPRPGPFASLGLELDSRGAVKTDQSMRTSLPWVYAAGDVAGPPYYAHKAYAQAKVAVENMAGLKSAYEPRAVPAVIFSDPEVVSVGLTEEEAARRGYRPKSARVPLSAIGRAVATDSSEGFAKLVYDGESRIVLGVHMVGRGVSELAGEAAALVEFYATVDDLALVVHPHPTLSEVFVELAEAALGKPTHVAKL from the coding sequence ATGAAGCTCGTCGTGGTGGGCGGCGGGCCGGCCGGCTACGCGGCGGCCATAAGGGCGAGGCACCTCGGCATCGACGTGGTCCTCGTGGAGGCGGAGCACGTCGGCGGAGAGTGCACCAACCACGCCTGTATCCCCTCGAAGGCTTTGCTCCACGCGGCGGAGGTCTTCCGCGCGGCGGCCTCGGCGCCGTGGCTTGCCGGCCAGCCCTCCTTCAAGTGGAGGGAGGCCGTTGCGTGGAAGGACAAGGTGGTGGAGAGGCTGAGGCGCGGGATAGAGTTCCTCCTCAAGTCGGCCGGCGTGGAGGTGGTGCGGGGGCTGGCGAGGCCGGGCCCCGGCAAGTCCGTGGAGGTGGACGGCAGGAGGATAGAGTACGACTTCCTCCTCCTGGCGACGGGCAGCGAGCCCGTCGAGCTGCGCCAGCTACCCCGCGGCGGGAGGGTGGTGGGCACCCGGGAGGTCTTCAGCCTAGAGGAGGCCCCCGCGTCGGTGGTGGTCGTCGGGGGAGGCGCCGCGGGCGTCGAGGCCGCCTCCCTGTTCTCGATGATAGGGGCAGACGTCCACCTAGTGGAGGTCATGGACAGGCTCCTCCCCGGCCTCGACCCAGACGTCTCTAGGCAGGTGGAGAGATCCCTCGCGGGCAGAGGAGTCAAGGTGCACACATCAAGCGAGGTCGCCAAGGCGACAGACGGCGGGAGGTCGGTCCGCCTAAAGCTGTCGACGCGCGAAGGCGAGAAGGAGGTGGAGGCCGAGCTGGTCGTCGTGGCGGTGGGCAGACGCCCCAGGCCAGGCCCCTTCGCCTCGCTAGGCCTCGAGCTGGACTCCAGAGGAGCCGTGAAGACCGACCAGTCCATGAGGACGAGCCTGCCCTGGGTGTACGCGGCGGGGGACGTGGCGGGGCCGCCGTACTACGCCCACAAGGCCTACGCCCAGGCCAAGGTCGCCGTGGAGAACATGGCGGGGCTCAAATCGGCCTACGAGCCCCGGGCCGTGCCCGCGGTCATATTCAGCGACCCCGAGGTGGTGTCTGTCGGCCTCACAGAGGAGGAGGCGGCTAGAAGGGGGTATAGGCCCAAGTCGGCCAGAGTGCCCCTATCGGCGATCGGGCGCGCCGTGGCGACGGACTCCTCCGAGGGCTTCGCCAAGCTCGTCTACGACGGGGAGAGCCGCATAGTGCTGGGCGTCCACATGGTGGGGCGCGGCGTCTCGGAGCTGGCCGGCGAGGCCGCGGCCCTCGTCGAGTTCTACGCCACCGTCGACGACCTCGCGCTGGTGGTCCACCCCCACCCCACGCTCTCGGAGGTGTTCGTGGAGCTGGCCGAGGCGGCCCTCGGCAAGCCGACGCACGTGGCCAAGCTATGA
- the lipB gene encoding lipoyl(octanoyl) transferase LipB produces the protein MRIVWIGRTRYPEAWRLMKSIHRAVASGLLDDVVLVTEHDPVVTVGKHGRVNNVLRWDVPVYVVERGGDATYHGPGQAVVYPVVVLRWPLRRYIDALENAVIAALGRYGIEAGKNPGHRGVWIGGKKIASLGIAVEDNTAYHGVAVNVSIDVGEFARINPCGLPASLMTSMRLLGVDADVKDVGIQTALSLAKELGLPAEISEKAPDVPLLPVELRPVQVQEAGPPPER, from the coding sequence ATGAGGATCGTCTGGATCGGCAGGACGAGGTACCCGGAGGCCTGGCGGTTGATGAAGTCTATCCACAGAGCGGTCGCCTCGGGGCTTCTAGACGACGTCGTATTGGTCACGGAACACGACCCCGTGGTGACGGTGGGCAAACACGGGAGGGTCAACAACGTGTTGAGGTGGGACGTGCCCGTCTACGTGGTGGAGAGGGGAGGGGACGCCACGTACCACGGCCCCGGGCAGGCGGTGGTGTACCCCGTAGTGGTCTTGAGGTGGCCGTTGCGGCGCTACATAGACGCGTTGGAGAACGCGGTCATAGCGGCGTTGGGGCGCTACGGGATAGAGGCGGGGAAGAACCCCGGCCATAGGGGGGTCTGGATCGGCGGGAAGAAAATAGCCAGCTTGGGAATAGCGGTGGAGGACAACACGGCGTACCACGGAGTCGCCGTAAACGTCTCAATTGACGTGGGCGAGTTCGCCAGGATAAACCCCTGCGGGCTGCCGGCCTCCCTCATGACGTCGATGAGGCTACTCGGCGTCGACGCCGACGTCAAGGACGTGGGCATACAGACGGCGCTCAGCCTAGCCAAGGAGCTCGGCCTGCCCGCCGAGATCTCCGAGAAGGCCCCCGACGTGCCTCTACTGCCGGTCGAGCTGAGGCCGGTGCAAGTCCAGGAGGCGGGGCCTCCCCCGGAGCGATAG